A section of the Candidatus Omnitrophota bacterium genome encodes:
- a CDS encoding class I SAM-dependent methyltransferase, protein MKQWYEALFENYGRKYDNEPFVQGTSGECDFIEAEIGRNRSLTIIDIGCGTGRHSIELAKRGYQVKGIDLSESQLARAKEKAKEAGVTIDFQKHDARDLPFEHEFDLAIMLCEGGFSLMETDEMNFDILKSATKALKSKGKFIFTTLNGLFPLFHSVSDFYKSAEKEGQSQCKECSFDLMTFRDHNTAVFEDDSGNKQELKCNERYYVPSEIMWLLKTLEFKKVDIFGAKLGAYSRNDKLTNEDFEMLVIAQK, encoded by the coding sequence ATGAAACAATGGTATGAAGCATTATTCGAGAATTACGGGCGCAAATACGATAATGAGCCTTTTGTTCAAGGAACTTCAGGTGAATGCGACTTTATTGAAGCTGAGATAGGCCGTAATAGATCTTTGACGATCATAGATATTGGCTGCGGCACCGGGCGGCATTCCATTGAATTGGCCAAAAGAGGTTATCAGGTCAAAGGTATTGATTTATCCGAGTCACAGCTCGCAAGGGCGAAGGAAAAAGCCAAAGAAGCCGGGGTAACGATCGACTTTCAGAAACATGACGCGCGCGATCTTCCTTTTGAACACGAGTTTGATCTGGCAATTATGCTCTGCGAAGGCGGATTTTCCTTGATGGAAACCGATGAAATGAATTTTGATATCCTCAAAAGTGCTACCAAAGCACTTAAAAGTAAAGGCAAGTTCATTTTCACCACATTAAACGGATTATTCCCGCTGTTTCATTCTGTCAGTGACTTCTATAAATCGGCCGAGAAAGAAGGCCAGTCACAGTGCAAAGAATGTTCCTTTGATCTGATGACTTTCCGTGATCATAACACTGCTGTTTTTGAGGACGATTCCGGAAATAAACAAGAGCTCAAGTGTAACGAGCGTTATTACGTGCCTAGCGAGATAATGTGGCTTTTAAAGACGCTTGAGTTTAAGAAGGTCGACATCTTTGGCGCGAAGCTTGGAGCATATTCAAGAAACGATAAGCTGACAAATGAAGATTTTGAAATGCTCGTGATCGCGCAGAAATAG
- a CDS encoding TSUP family transporter yields the protein MEYIVVCLVALLASGLTFFSGFGLGTILMPVLAIFFPVPIAVAATALAHFANNLFKLFLVGRRANKSIVIQFGVPAIFAAVLGAFFLTSASSIPAMASYQIGGHTCEITTVKLVVGLLIVFFSGLEFVPAFAKISIDPKYLPIGGIISGFFGGLSGNQGAFRSMFLIKAGLAKEEFIGTNVVLAVIVDCGRLTVYGIGLSSVLSTTMANLGGLILAATISAFAGAYLGKMILKTVTLRAIQVIVGVTLILLGIALSIGIL from the coding sequence ATGGAATACATCGTTGTCTGCTTAGTTGCCTTACTGGCTTCAGGGCTGACTTTCTTTTCAGGATTTGGGCTCGGCACGATCCTGATGCCGGTTTTGGCGATATTTTTTCCTGTTCCCATCGCGGTCGCGGCAACAGCTTTGGCGCACTTCGCGAATAATTTATTTAAATTGTTCCTCGTTGGCCGCCGCGCGAATAAAAGTATTGTGATCCAGTTTGGCGTTCCGGCAATCTTTGCGGCAGTACTCGGCGCATTCTTTTTGACATCTGCTTCTTCAATTCCGGCAATGGCGTCCTATCAAATTGGCGGACATACTTGCGAAATCACGACCGTTAAGCTTGTAGTCGGGTTGCTTATCGTGTTTTTTTCCGGCCTTGAATTCGTTCCGGCATTCGCAAAAATTTCGATCGATCCAAAATATCTGCCTATTGGAGGAATCATCTCCGGGTTTTTTGGCGGATTGTCCGGCAATCAAGGAGCATTTCGCTCAATGTTCCTTATCAAGGCAGGCCTCGCCAAGGAAGAATTTATCGGGACAAACGTTGTCTTAGCCGTCATTGTCGATTGCGGACGATTAACTGTTTACGGCATCGGGCTTTCTTCCGTTTTATCGACGACAATGGCCAATTTGGGTGGATTGATATTAGCCGCTACAATTTCAGCTTTTGCCGGAGCTTACCTTGGAAAAATGATATTAAAAACAGTAACCTTACGGGCAATACAGGTCATTGTTGGGGTAACGCTGATCCTTCTGGGAATAGCGTTAAGCATTGGTATTCTTTAA
- a CDS encoding DsrE family protein yields the protein MKIGVIISSNDAETCWNAIRYANFALGQKDEVKIFFMGKGVEYQKVSTDKFNTIEQAEKFMADGGKIYACGTCIKSREQEGSKMCPISTMKDMYEIIKESDKVVTF from the coding sequence ATGAAAATCGGAGTGATTATCTCAAGCAATGACGCGGAGACCTGCTGGAACGCGATTCGTTATGCTAATTTTGCGCTCGGACAAAAAGATGAAGTCAAAATTTTCTTCATGGGCAAAGGAGTGGAGTATCAAAAAGTCAGCACGGATAAATTCAACACGATTGAGCAAGCAGAGAAATTCATGGCGGACGGCGGAAAGATATACGCCTGCGGAACCTGCATCAAAAGCAGAGAGCAAGAAGGCTCCAAAATGTGCCCGATCTCAACGATGAAAGACATGTATGAAATTATTAAGGAAAGCGATAAGGTTGTGACGTTTTAG